The sequence CTGTGGTGAGACAGTTTGTGACAGAAAGTCAGTACTTTTTCCTGATTAAGATTTCTTGCCGTGGAGTTCGATAATACTATCTCGTATGAACTGGCATCGATCACATAGAAGGGGTGGGTGAGGGCTTCTATTGTATTTTCGAGGTTCTTCATGGCAGAAGAAACTTCCTTTGTACGCTCTGCTACTCTTTTTTCAAGGTCATCATTTGATTTCTTTAAAGATCTGTTAGCCTTTTCACCTGTTGCTATACTTGTCAGAACAGAGCCTGATGTTAATAGAATGCTCAGTAAAACCAAAATCATTATCAGGCTCCGAGCGCTTCTGTATTGAGAGAGGGCATCGTCAGCATCAATTTCTGTAGCAATGCCGAAATTTAATCTACTGTTCCAGAGCCAGGCACCGTATACATCAACACCTCTATAGTCTGCGTATGGTTTCGTGCTGATACCGGATTTGCCTCTTACAGCCTGTGAGGCCATATAGGTCAGGGGCATATCTGAACTATGGGGCTCTACATTTTTTGCCGTCAGAATATTGTAGCCGGGATCTCTCACCTGCATATTGAGTATGTTGTCGACTTCAGCTCCGATCAGCCCGATGTGTTTAAGTTCATGTTCAAATCTGCTTCTGGAAAGGAAATTTCCATAATGGTCAAAGGCATAGGTTTCTCCGGTTTCACCTATCTGACCCATATTGCAGTATTTTGAAAATTGATTACTCGGATCTTCTCTCTGAGTTAATACTGCAATCACTTGATTCCGTTCTCCGAATATAGGTACAGCGTAAAACATACTTGAATAAGCAGTGGGCTGGTCAGCTGATTTGTATACATCGCTTGGAATCGCAGGTATAAAAACAGATTCACCACTAAAAGCTTTTTCGAGCAGCTCTGGTCTGAAATTCAATATCAGGTTTTTATCCCCGATATTGGTATCACGCCGGGAACTCAGATTGACACCGTCCCTTGAAATAATGAAGAATCCCTCTGAGAAGGAAAAAGGGCTGTCATATTTAAAATAATCCCTTATTTCCTTCTGAGTAAGGCTGTTGATCAGTGTCTCTTTGTCTCTGGGCAATAGAACAAGTTCTTCGGTAAGGGATCTCAGTTTTTGACTCCCCGAAACCATGGTCAGTTGATCCAGGTTTTTATTTATCCATATTTCCAGAGTTTCATTGGTTGATGAGAGTACTGTTCTAAGTTCATCCTGAGTCCGTTTTATACTGTTTTTTCTGAACTGCATTATGCCAAAGACAGCCATCAGCAGTAGAAGAGTTATGCAGATCATCAGAATCATCAGACTGTTCCACTTCATTCTTTTCAGATCAAACTGTTCAGTACCGCTGTTACGTTTCTTTAAAATTTTCTGCAAAAGAATGAAAGCGAGAATAAAAAAAGCAGCAACAGAAGTGAAAATTAAAAGATATCTAGTCACTGTTTCCGAATTAGATTCTTCCACTTTCGCTATAGTTGCAATCTCTGCCCGGGAATCAATCCATCTCTCGTTTATTTCGCTGATCTCCTGTTCAGTGATGGAATTCATAGCCTTTATTAGAATCTTCTGTAATATGGGATTCTCTTTACTGACCGCAAGATTCAATTTAGGATTTTCAGAACTTCCAAATGTAATTTCACCAGATATTATCAGATGGGTCAGGTAATTTTCACTGATCAGATAATCAATGACGGCTTCTTCACCTACTGAAGCATCTGCCTTTCCATAGGCCACATCCTTCAGGCTGCCGAGGATATCTTCAGTCATGTGGAGTTTAATTTCCGGAAAGTATTTTCTAATCAGTTCCTCATGATAGTAACCTGTGGGAACAGTAACAGTCTTCCCCTTAAGCTCTTCCATACTATTAAAAGGATTATTTGCATTTGAAACTATTACATTGGGGGTTGTTATATAGTGTTCTGTAAATAGAAAATGCTTCTGTCTCTCTTCCGTGTTAACTATATTGAGCAAGACATCAAGTTCGCCCGTTTTGGTCATGTCCAAAAACTCATTCCATGCTGGCCCTGAGACATATTCAACCTGAAATCCCGCCTTGGCGGAGAGGATATTCATATAGTCAATGGAAAAACCTTTGGCAATCCCGTTTTCATTATAATTGAAAGGCGGCCAATTCATTTCATTGCTGGCTGTAATTATCGGGTTTTCAAAGAGATACCGGGCTTCTTCTGCATTTAATTGTATCTGAGGTGCTTCTTTTTTTTCATATTCCAGCCATTTATTTCTTAATATTCTGTACTGGTCAGAAGGAATTTCTTTCATTGCTTTACTGAGTATAGAAAGGAGAACTGTATTCTCTTTTTTTACAGCCATGGTTGCTTCAATTATTCTATTTTCATCAAGTTTGAGGGTTCCACCGGGTTTCAGATTGGTAACATAGAGATTTTTCATCATAAAATTAATGGTGGGCATCAGATCAAGAAGCAGATCTGCTTCTCCATGAGATACGGCAAGTATGGAATCCGTAACACTACCTACACTGAGAACCTTAACTTCCGGATAGGGTTTCAGGAGTTCCTCATAATAGAAACCTTCTGGAATCGCAATTGTCATTCCAAAGATATCCTCAACAGAATCAATCATATCTTCGGTTTTTCTTATATAAATTGAGGGAGCAAATTCCATATAGGCATCTGTAAAAGAGAGATATTCGGCACGCTCATCGGAGTATGCAATATTCAGCATCACATCCAATTCATCGTTTTTAATCATTTGAAGAAAATCATCCCAGCTGGGACCGGATATATATTTGACTTTAAGACCTGCTGTTTTTGCAAGAAGATCCATATATTCTATGGAAAATCCTGTTGGTCTGCCGTTTTCATTAAAATTGAAAGGACCCCAGTCAAGTTCATTGTGAACTCGAATCTCAGCATTGTTTTTGATCCACATCTGTTCTTCCTGACTTAGATCAAGAGAGAAAAGAGGAGTGAACAGAACGGTCAATAGAAAGATAAACAATGCTCGCCTGAATCCGGCCATGAAGGAATTCCTTTTGAGAAATTAAGGTTATATTACTATTCTATTTCAACGCAGTTGCTAAATCAATCATTATAACTGCCGTAAGTGCTGTAGGAATCTGTCTTTTCAATCATTATGAGTGCAGTCTCTAAATCTCTTTCAGACAGGGCTTTAATGAGTTCGTTATGATATCCTACAACCTGATTTTTAATTTTTTCTGAGGCATAAAAACGGGTCAGTAGATCCATGTGTGCGGGTTTAAGGGTGTTTACCAGAAGGGCAAAGAGAGTGTTGGTACTTAAAAGTCCCAATCCCAGATGAAATTGGAAATCAAGTTCTGCCAGGTCTTCTGCTTTTTCGGCTTTAAGCATCTGTTTATTAATTTCCTTCAGATACTTCAGTCCCTTATTATCACTCTCTTTATTCTTGTTCTCACAGATTCGGATGACAATCCCTTTTTCCATATAGATCCGGAAATTCTCCAGGTCCTTGGCAAGGTTGGGACTCAGTTTATGGTCACTGTTATTGATAAGGGAGAGAAGCAGGTCCAGTGTGGCTTCCTTTCGGTAGTCATTCACAACAATACCATGCCTTGGTCTGAGTGTTACAAGACCTCTGTTCTCAAGAATCAGAATCCCTTCATGGATAACCGGCCGGGATATTCCGAATTCTTTTGCCATCTCTCTTTCGGGGGGGAGTTTTTCACCTGCCTTGAGCTTTCCCTGAAGGATGAGATCTTCCATATGGTATACGAATTCTTCCTTCAGACTGACTGGTTTCAGGGGTTTAAACAGAGATTTATCCATGGAACGATTGTAAGGAATGGTGTGGGACTTGTCAATTTTGAAATAAAAGATGACAGATGGATTTTTCTATTGTATCATTTGGTGGTAATACCACCAGCCTTAATCAGGGAGAGGTACATATTTGATAAAGAATGCTGAGAAGCAACTGAATAAAATCAGGAAAAAGCTGAGCAGGAAGGGTCTCGATGCTGTCAAAGTCAGTATGTTTAGAGAGTCAGTACAGCTTAAAGGTTCTGTTGACTCCTGGGAGCAAAAGGTTCAGGCAGGGCAGAGTTCCGCTGGACATGGGTTTAAGGGTGTCCTCAATGACATTCTTGTCAGTGGTTGTGATGAACCGGGTATGAGTCAGCCCCAGCTCGAAGATGATCTGCTTGAAGGACGTTCTTTTGATGTTGTGATTGTCGGGGGCGGAGTGATCGGCTGTGCCATAGCAAGGGAGCTCTGCCGGCTGGAGCTGACGGTAGCTGTTCTTGAAAAAGAGGCGGATCTTGCGATGCAGGCTTCAGGTAGGAATGACGGAATGATTCACCCCGGTTTTGCTGCAAAGCCGGGATCATTGAAGTCTCATTACAATACCAGGGGTAACCGCTTATATACGAATCTGGCCGAGGAACTTGGT is a genomic window of Oceanispirochaeta sp. M1 containing:
- a CDS encoding FadR/GntR family transcriptional regulator, which gives rise to MDKSLFKPLKPVSLKEEFVYHMEDLILQGKLKAGEKLPPEREMAKEFGISRPVIHEGILILENRGLVTLRPRHGIVVNDYRKEATLDLLLSLINNSDHKLSPNLAKDLENFRIYMEKGIVIRICENKNKESDNKGLKYLKEINKQMLKAEKAEDLAELDFQFHLGLGLLSTNTLFALLVNTLKPAHMDLLTRFYASEKIKNQVVGYHNELIKALSERDLETALIMIEKTDSYSTYGSYND
- a CDS encoding transporter substrate-binding domain-containing protein; translation: MAGFRRALFIFLLTVLFTPLFSLDLSQEEQMWIKNNAEIRVHNELDWGPFNFNENGRPTGFSIEYMDLLAKTAGLKVKYISGPSWDDFLQMIKNDELDVMLNIAYSDERAEYLSFTDAYMEFAPSIYIRKTEDMIDSVEDIFGMTIAIPEGFYYEELLKPYPEVKVLSVGSVTDSILAVSHGEADLLLDLMPTINFMMKNLYVTNLKPGGTLKLDENRIIEATMAVKKENTVLLSILSKAMKEIPSDQYRILRNKWLEYEKKEAPQIQLNAEEARYLFENPIITASNEMNWPPFNYNENGIAKGFSIDYMNILSAKAGFQVEYVSGPAWNEFLDMTKTGELDVLLNIVNTEERQKHFLFTEHYITTPNVIVSNANNPFNSMEELKGKTVTVPTGYYHEELIRKYFPEIKLHMTEDILGSLKDVAYGKADASVGEEAVIDYLISENYLTHLIISGEITFGSSENPKLNLAVSKENPILQKILIKAMNSITEQEISEINERWIDSRAEIATIAKVEESNSETVTRYLLIFTSVAAFFILAFILLQKILKKRNSGTEQFDLKRMKWNSLMILMICITLLLLMAVFGIMQFRKNSIKRTQDELRTVLSSTNETLEIWINKNLDQLTMVSGSQKLRSLTEELVLLPRDKETLINSLTQKEIRDYFKYDSPFSFSEGFFIISRDGVNLSSRRDTNIGDKNLILNFRPELLEKAFSGESVFIPAIPSDVYKSADQPTAYSSMFYAVPIFGERNQVIAVLTQREDPSNQFSKYCNMGQIGETGETYAFDHYGNFLSRSRFEHELKHIGLIGAEVDNILNMQVRDPGYNILTAKNVEPHSSDMPLTYMASQAVRGKSGISTKPYADYRGVDVYGAWLWNSRLNFGIATEIDADDALSQYRSARSLIMILVLLSILLTSGSVLTSIATGEKANRSLKKSNDDLEKRVAERTKEVSSAMKNLENTIEALTHPFYVIDASSYEIVLSNSTARNLNQEKVLTFCHKLSHHSDIPCHSEEHPCPLETVSRTNKPCTVEHIHYDAEGEPVYVEVHGYPIFDEEGKLVQMIEYSLDITARKLAEQAIHEKDAQLDMAMKTARMGSWTYIVEEEDFILDNTLMEITGLTGDTFDHKMKSWFSRVHPEDRDRAMEKFSAFLTSGDTFNCGYRLLKGESEIIYLSCMGVSTLDEEGQPERAFGLIWDITKQKEAEQQLALAKEEAEAATKAKSDFLANMSHEIRTPMNAIIGLSHLIQKTEMNRKQKDYIRKIHGSAHNLLGIINDILDFSKIEAGKLAMEDISFNIHEVFDNLASMISTKASDKNLELVFKIGTDIPPYMIGDPLRLGQILLNLTNNSIKFTEKGEIAVTAELVTLENKEATIEFRVRDSGIGLSDEQQKKLFQAFSQADSSTTRKYGGTGLGLSISKRLTEMMGGEIGVDSVYGEGATFHFTAVFIAQDKKKKEIIPPAIQDLKVLIVDDNPTSREVLTDYLGDFSFDSTAAEDGMKAIELVKEKKESGKKGFDLILMDYSMPEMNGFKTANKINEVLDEKERPKYILVTAFGRDEVLSTAEKSDFSGFILKPVNQSLLLNTIMQAFGHISADSDIRKRVKMPPGFDKIRGASILLVEDNEINQEVASELLSGEGFYVDIAENGRVAIEKLEQKSYDIVLMDLQMPVLDGYKTTEELRSRDEFKDIAIVAMTADAMTGVKESVLESGMNDYVTKPIEPKELWKTLIKWISPGDRQLPEDYGIQDEPAEKSDSISIEGVDSHKGLERLAGNKKLYAKLLKDMSADFKSFKEDIQELISAGDNEAALRHSHSLKGVSANLGAEEIREAAAALEAALKEEKPAEEFIIKVHETLIRTLGNIDGYLSTEKSEKEDGENSAVKIDRDAVIKKIAEAAASLAVRKPRPAVKILDDLLDSEIDEDLKNKLEDASALLGKYKMKDAAALLKGMVEG